Proteins found in one Pelmatolapia mariae isolate MD_Pm_ZW linkage group LG7, Pm_UMD_F_2, whole genome shotgun sequence genomic segment:
- the si:ch211-222n4.2 gene encoding coiled-coil domain-containing protein 74B, which yields MSSHNLPPVRHLPHWTRVGRLEKPCSLRRLPANPEQRLPLPVIKPAGRAAAETSCQSGSTDLRVASLQRNVQFLQEQHKETLKKLHAEIENLRRENKELKYKLIMEPPKSGRKGNMFNRQNCRPPTQGSQAHTGLYVEEPLQDTRLLQDQALSSIGACTEILDSARQDHGTEANGRLITSLQPLRIHSSSSQPPRAPTLQECEVIIRQLYNANSLQSQEIVRVKALLRDIVSNKKITTENYIMAKAYLSDGTRSLEENKLPKLGLQSFPEKQCGTSQSGVVFPALKQSLVYNIAERQKRSRAVQRDRLRRAVQ from the exons ATGTCAAGTCATAACCTGCCACCGGTGCGCCATTTGCCACACTGGACCAGAGTAGGGCGGTTAGAGAAGCCTTGCTCGCTACGACGCTTACCGGCTAACCCTGAACAGCGGCTCCCGCTACCTGTTATCAAGCCAGCGGGCAGAGCAGCGGCAGAGACGTCCTGTCAGAGCGGCAGCACGGACCTCCGGGTCGCTTCACTGCAAAGAAACGTCCAGTTCCTACAAGAACAGCACAAGGAAACACTGAAGAAGCTCCACGCAGAGATAGAGAACCTCAGACGGGAGAATAAAG AGTTGAAGTATAAGCTGATAATGGAGCCTCCTAAGTCAGGTAGAAAAGGTAACATGTTTAA TCGACAAAACTGTAGACCACCCACTCAGGGCAGTCAAGCCCATACTGGACTGTACGTGGAGGAGCCACTGCAGGACACGAGACTCTTGCAGGACCAGGCTCTCAG TAGCATTGGAGCATGCACTGAAATTCTGGATTCAGCCAGGCAGGACCATGGCACGGAGGCCAATGGGCGCCTCATCACTTCACTGCAGCCTCTCCGAATTCACAGCAGTTCCTCCCAGCCCCCACGGGCCCCCACACTACAGGAGTGTGAGGTCATCATCCGACAGCTATATAATGCTAACAGCTTACAGTCTCAGGAG ATCGTGCGTGTGAAAGCACTGCTCAGAGACATTGTTTCAAACAAGAAAATCACCACAGAAAACTACATCATGGCTAAGGCCTACCTTTCAGATGGAACTCG GTCTTTAGAAGAAAACAAATTACCAAAACTTGGCCTTCAGTCATTCCCAGAAAAACA GTGTGGAACATCTCAGTCTGGGGTTGTCTTCCCTGCCCTCAAACAGAGCCTTGTCTACAACATTGCAGAAAGACAGAAGAGGTCCCGTGCTGTGCAGAGAGACCGTTTGAGAAGGGCTGTTCAGTGA
- the crkl gene encoding crk-like protein encodes MSTARFDSSDRSAWYFGPVSRQEAQNRLQGQRHGMFLVRDSSTCPGDYVLSVSENSKVSHYIINSLPSKRFKIGDQEFDHLPALLEFYKIHYLDTTTLIEPAPRYSSTPSPPVQPMVGSEENLEYVRTLYDFTGSDAEDLPFKKGEILIILERPEEQWWSAKNKDGRVGMIPVPYVEKVVRPSPHPGQPSHGSRNSNSYGIPEPSNALAHAYAQPQTPSPMPNAPGAVIAPLPSMQNGPVMAKAIQKRVPCAYDKTALALEVGDIVKVTRMNISGQWEGEVNGRRGLFPFTHVKIIDPQNPEESD; translated from the exons ATGTCAACTGCTCGATTTGATTCCTCTGATCGGTCCGCCTGGTATTTTGGACCCGTGTCACGACAGGAGGCACAGAATAGGTTACAAGGACAGAGACATGGCATGTTTCTTGTTCGAGACTCGTCGACCTGCCCCGGCGACTACGTACTGTCGGTGTCGGAAAACTCCAAAGTGTCTCATTATATCATCAACTCTTTGCCCAGCAAGAGGTTCAAAATAGGGGATCAAGAGTTCGACCACCTCCCAGCTCTCCTGGAGTTCTACAAAATCCATTACTTGGACACGACCACGCTGATAGAGCCAGCCCCCAG GTATTCAAGTACGCCGAGTCCTCCTGTCCAGCCCATGGTTGGATCAGAGGAGAATCTGGAGTATGTGCGGACTCTGTACGACTTCACCGGCAGCGATGCTGAGGACCTTCCCTTCAAGAAGGGGGAGATCCTTATCATCCTGGAAAGACCGGAGGAGCAGTGGTGGAGCGCCAAGAATAAAGATGGACGTGTTGGGATGATCCCTGTGCCCTACGTAGAGAAAGTGGTACGACCTTCGCCCCACCCTGGCCAACCTTCTCATGGATCGCGAAACTCCAACAGCTATGGGATCCCTGAGCCCTCCAATGCTCTTGCTCATGCCTATGCCCAACCCCAGACGCCTTCTCCAATGCCCAACGCACCTGGAGCAGTTATCGCTCCGCTACCGTCCATGCAGAACGGCCCTGTCATGGCGAAAGCCATCCAGAAACGAGTGCCCTGTGCCTACGACAAGACTGCTCTTGCTCTAGAg GTTGGTGACATTGTCAAGGTTACGCGGATGAACATCAGCGGTCAGTGGGAGGGAGAGGTGAACGGACGGAGGGGTCTCTTCCCGTTCACCCATGTCAAAATCATAGACCCCCAGAATCCAGAGGAGAGTGACTGA